A stretch of Spodoptera frugiperda isolate SF20-4 chromosome 6, AGI-APGP_CSIRO_Sfru_2.0, whole genome shotgun sequence DNA encodes these proteins:
- the LOC118267652 gene encoding uncharacterized protein LOC118267652, whose translation MYKTVRHGENSLQYTILPQAEEVLNNSGFKGKGRDYSPSIHVRRARRKSDLKYALWILSSMAATLVLTLVPLYIIDARNQQGQHEINTPAPMASAAREMVKSRKKELKMTPEIVLTLGQKFETSTISTSPPTTTSTVPSTVTVERATTPPWTMPALRSWKSSTSSTVIPPIPTEDNVIPLIGTVSSDNREPNHDTSVKWEKDIIIRATVTPEPITLRSVIKYYSKTQIPSEKSVFATKGFDDVLITTKATTARTPVTTEFATTSENSKLRDLKDTMLSVDDDDEFKESLEVDEVFSLPPLKPDYAAAGIDSDEVTVAKAGDAGWYGARWPFVDTSSYFQWTGYSPGDNLLLPLLVAALSSIALVLLLALAVRRRKRSQIASSKLGLTADLQADDNTNLLTAENAEDGDGEGEE comes from the exons ATGTACAAGACAGTGCGGCACGGCGAGAATAGTCTCCAGTACACTATCCTTCCGCAGGCGGAGGAAGTCCTGAACAACAGCGGCTTCAAGGGCAAAGGACGAGACTACAGCCCCTCAATTCATGTGCGACGAGCTCGAAGGAAATCAGATTTGAAATATGCCTTATGGATACTGTCTAGTATGGCTGCAACGCTCGTTCTAACTCTTGTTCCACTTTATATTATTGACGCAAGGAATCAACAGGGCCAGCATGAAATCAACACTCCTGCACCAATGGCATCTGCTGCTCGCGAGATGGTAAAGTCTAGAAAAAAAGAACTCAAGATGACGCCAGAGATCGTATTAACGTTAGGTCAGAAATTCGAGACGAGCACTATTTCAACGTCGCCTCCCACAACCACTTCCACTGTACCATCAACAGTGACTGTCGAGAGAGCGACTACACCTCCCTGGACAATGCCAGCTTTGCGATCATGGAAGAGCTCTACGTCATCCACAGTCATTCCGCCTATTCCCACAGAGGATAACGTTATTCCACTCATCGGAACAGTCTCCAGTGATAATCGTGAACCTAATCATGACACATCAGTAAAATGGGAAAAAGACATTATAATCCGAGCGACAGTCACTCCAGAACCGATCACATTGCgtagtgtaataaaatattattctaaaacaCAAATACCGTCAGAGAAATCAGTTTTTGCTACAAAAGGATTCGACGACGTTCTGATTACAACAAAAGCGACTACAGCGAGGACACCTGTAACGACTGAGTTTGCAACTACTAGTGAAAATTCTAAATTAAGAGATTTGAAAGACACCATGCTGTCGGTAGATGATGACGATGAATTTAAAGAATCGCTGGAAGTAGATGAAGTATTTTCTCTGCCTCCACTGAAGCCTGATTACGCGGCTGCTGGCATTGATTCTGATGAAGTGACGGTGGCAAAGGCCGGCGACGCTGGTTGGTATGGAGCACGTTGGCCGTTCGTGGACACGTCATCTTACTTCCAATGGACG GGTTACTCTCCCGGAGACAACTTGCTGCTCCCGTTATTAGTGGCAGCACTCTCGTCTATCGCACTGGTGCTGTTACTGGCCCTCGCTGTACGCCGACGTAAGCGCTCACAAATCGCCTCCTCGAAACTCGGT TTGACTGCGGATCTTCAAGCTGACGACAACACCAACCTGTTGACGGCTGAAAACGCTGAGGACGGTGACGGTGAGGGCGAGGAGTGA